One region of Microbacterium rhizosphaerae genomic DNA includes:
- a CDS encoding lysophospholipid acyltransferase family protein: protein MAYWIFKYIIIGPIVKAIFRPWIVGRRNVPVEGAAILASNHLSFSDSIFLPLLIDRPMAFLAKSDYFTGKGIKGWATRLFLEGTGQLPIDRSGGKASEASLNAGLQVLGRGELLGIYPEGTRSPDGKLYRGRVGIARMALEAQVPVVPVVMVDTGEVMPIGRRVPRIGRVGIIIGEPIDFSRFQGMEGDRHVLRSVTDEIMVALQRLGAQEYEDVYASTVKSRATATASATRSPSTGSAS from the coding sequence ATGGCCTACTGGATCTTCAAGTACATCATCATCGGGCCGATCGTGAAGGCGATCTTCCGTCCGTGGATCGTGGGGCGGCGCAATGTCCCGGTGGAGGGCGCCGCGATCCTGGCCAGCAACCACCTGTCGTTCTCCGACTCGATCTTCCTTCCGCTCCTCATCGACCGCCCGATGGCGTTCCTCGCGAAGAGCGACTACTTCACCGGCAAGGGCATCAAGGGCTGGGCGACCCGGCTGTTCCTCGAGGGCACCGGTCAGCTGCCGATCGACCGCTCGGGCGGCAAGGCGTCGGAGGCGTCACTCAACGCGGGTCTGCAGGTGCTCGGCCGTGGTGAGCTGCTGGGGATCTACCCGGAGGGCACGCGCAGCCCCGACGGCAAGCTGTACCGCGGACGCGTGGGCATCGCGCGCATGGCGCTCGAGGCGCAGGTGCCCGTCGTCCCGGTCGTGATGGTCGACACCGGCGAGGTCATGCCGATCGGCAGGCGGGTGCCCCGCATCGGCCGCGTCGGGATCATCATCGGCGAGCCGATCGACTTCAGCCGCTTCCAGGGCATGGAGGGCGATCGGCACGTGCTGCGCTCCGTGACCGACGAGATCATGGTCGCGCTGCAGCGCCTGGGCGCGCAGGAGTACGAGGACGTGTACGCCTCCACAGTGAAGTCGCGCGCGACGGCGACGGCTTCGGCGACGCGCTCCCCGAGCACCGGGTCCGCGTCGTAG
- a CDS encoding pyruvate carboxylase — protein sequence MFRKILVANRGEIAIRAFRAAFELGARTVAVYPYEDRYSLHRLKADEAYQIGTEGHPVRAYLDVDEIIRVAREAGADAIYPGYGFLSENPDLAARAAENGIVFIGPPASVLEMAGNKVTAKHHAIAAGVPVLRSTEASDDVDDLVAQSDDIGFPLFAKAVAGGGGRGMRRVESKAELPAALAAAMREADSAFGDPRMFLEQAVLRPRHVEVQILADATGHTVHLFERDCSVQRRHQKVIEIAPAPNLDPDVRDALHRHAVAFARSIGYQNAGTVEFLLETAGPRTGEVVFIEMNPRIQVEHTVTEEVTDVDLVQSQMRIAAGQTLAELGLQQDAIRLRGAALQCRITTEDPSQAFRPDTGKITTYRSPGGAGIRLDGGTTAAGAQVSPHFDSMLAKLTCRGRDFGAAVTRARRALAEFRIRGVSTNIPFLQAVLDDPAFLAGDISTSFIDERPELLRGRESKDRGTKVLTWLVETTVNKPHGDNPLTTEPRLKLPKIDVATPAPAGSRDRLLALGPTGFAADLRARTELAVTETTFRDAHQSLLATRVRTKDLVAVAPYVARLTPQLLSVEAWGGATYDVALRFLAEDPWERLDKLRATLPNIAIQMLLRGRNTVGYTPYPTAVTDAFVHEAAASGIDIFRIFDALNDVSQMRPAIDAVLATGTSVAEVAICYTGDLLDPREELYTLDYYLRLAEQIVDAGAHILAIKDMAGLLRPGAASRLVSALRERFDLPVHVHTHDTAGGQLATLLAASAAGADAVDAAAAPMSGTTSQPSLSALVAALAHTERDTGLSLDAVSDLEPYWEAVRRLYRPFESGLPGPTGRVYHHEIPGGQLSNLRQQAIALGLADDFELIEDMYAAADRILGRVPKVTPSSKVVGDLALALAAVRADPADFAAHPERYDVPDSVVGFMAGELGDLPGGWPEPFRTKVLQGRDVRIGTTPLTAPEEEALDGDSTTRRAMLNQLLFPVPTHTFAQARETYGDLSVLDTADYLYGLAPGTEHVVEIERGVQLYVGLEAIGEADTKGMRTVMTTLNGQLRPVVVRDRSIDVEVRQAEKADSSVPGHVAAPFSGAVTVKVSVGDHVAAGQAVASIEAMKMEASINATVAGVVERVVTTGTQQVDAGDLLVAIRNAQ from the coding sequence ATGTTCCGCAAGATCCTGGTCGCGAACCGCGGCGAGATCGCGATCCGCGCCTTCCGAGCCGCCTTCGAACTCGGAGCCCGAACGGTGGCCGTCTACCCGTACGAGGACCGCTATTCGCTGCACCGGCTGAAGGCGGACGAGGCCTATCAGATCGGCACCGAGGGCCATCCTGTGCGGGCCTACCTCGACGTCGACGAGATCATCCGCGTCGCCCGGGAGGCCGGCGCAGACGCGATCTACCCGGGCTACGGCTTCCTGTCCGAGAATCCGGACCTCGCCGCCCGCGCGGCCGAGAACGGCATCGTCTTCATCGGGCCGCCGGCATCCGTCCTGGAGATGGCGGGCAACAAGGTCACCGCGAAGCACCACGCGATCGCGGCCGGCGTGCCCGTGCTGCGCTCGACCGAGGCCTCCGACGACGTGGATGACCTGGTGGCGCAGTCCGACGACATCGGCTTCCCGCTGTTCGCGAAGGCCGTCGCCGGCGGCGGCGGGCGCGGCATGCGCCGCGTCGAGTCGAAGGCCGAGCTTCCCGCGGCGCTGGCCGCCGCCATGCGGGAGGCAGACAGCGCCTTCGGCGACCCGCGGATGTTCCTCGAGCAGGCCGTGCTGCGGCCCCGACACGTCGAGGTGCAGATCCTCGCGGATGCGACCGGGCACACCGTTCACCTCTTCGAGCGCGACTGCTCGGTGCAGCGCCGTCATCAGAAGGTGATCGAGATCGCGCCCGCGCCCAACCTCGACCCCGACGTGCGCGACGCGCTCCACCGGCACGCCGTCGCCTTCGCACGCTCCATCGGCTACCAGAACGCGGGAACGGTCGAGTTCCTCCTCGAGACCGCCGGCCCGCGGACCGGGGAGGTCGTCTTCATCGAGATGAACCCGCGCATCCAGGTCGAGCACACGGTGACCGAGGAGGTCACCGACGTCGACCTCGTGCAGTCCCAGATGCGGATCGCGGCCGGTCAGACGCTCGCCGAGCTGGGTCTGCAGCAGGATGCGATCCGCCTGCGCGGAGCGGCCCTCCAGTGCCGGATCACGACGGAGGACCCGAGCCAGGCCTTCCGCCCCGACACCGGCAAGATCACCACCTACCGGTCGCCGGGCGGCGCGGGCATCCGTCTCGACGGCGGCACGACGGCCGCCGGCGCCCAGGTGAGCCCGCACTTCGACTCGATGCTCGCCAAGCTCACGTGCCGCGGACGCGACTTCGGCGCCGCGGTCACCCGGGCGCGTCGCGCACTGGCCGAGTTCCGCATCCGCGGGGTCTCGACCAACATCCCGTTCCTGCAGGCCGTGCTCGATGACCCGGCCTTCCTCGCCGGAGACATCAGCACGTCGTTCATCGACGAGCGCCCCGAGCTGCTGCGCGGCCGCGAATCGAAGGACCGCGGCACGAAGGTGCTCACGTGGCTCGTCGAGACGACGGTGAACAAGCCCCATGGCGACAACCCCCTGACGACGGAGCCGCGACTGAAGCTCCCGAAGATCGACGTGGCGACGCCGGCCCCGGCCGGTTCGCGCGACCGGCTGCTCGCTCTCGGCCCGACCGGTTTCGCAGCCGACCTTCGCGCCCGCACGGAGCTGGCCGTGACCGAGACCACGTTCCGGGATGCGCATCAGTCGCTGCTGGCCACACGCGTGCGCACGAAGGATCTCGTCGCGGTCGCGCCCTACGTGGCGCGGCTGACCCCGCAGCTGCTGTCGGTCGAGGCGTGGGGCGGCGCGACGTACGACGTCGCACTGCGCTTCCTCGCCGAAGACCCGTGGGAGCGGCTCGACAAGCTCCGTGCGACGCTTCCGAACATCGCGATCCAGATGCTGCTGCGCGGCCGCAACACCGTCGGCTACACGCCGTACCCGACGGCGGTGACCGACGCGTTCGTGCACGAGGCCGCGGCATCCGGGATCGACATCTTCCGCATCTTCGACGCGCTCAACGACGTCTCGCAGATGCGTCCCGCCATCGACGCCGTCCTCGCGACCGGCACCTCGGTGGCCGAAGTGGCCATCTGCTACACGGGCGACCTCCTCGATCCCCGCGAGGAGCTCTACACGCTCGACTACTACCTGCGTCTCGCGGAGCAGATCGTCGACGCCGGCGCCCACATCCTCGCGATCAAGGACATGGCGGGACTGCTGCGGCCCGGCGCCGCATCCCGTCTCGTCTCCGCTCTGCGCGAGCGCTTCGACCTGCCCGTCCACGTGCACACGCACGACACGGCGGGCGGCCAGCTCGCGACCCTCCTCGCGGCGAGTGCGGCGGGGGCGGATGCGGTGGATGCCGCGGCCGCCCCGATGTCGGGGACCACGAGCCAGCCCTCCCTGTCGGCGCTCGTCGCCGCCCTCGCGCACACCGAGCGCGACACCGGACTCTCGCTCGACGCCGTGTCGGACCTCGAGCCGTACTGGGAGGCGGTGCGCCGGCTGTACCGTCCGTTCGAATCGGGCCTGCCCGGCCCCACCGGCCGGGTGTACCACCACGAGATCCCGGGCGGGCAGCTGTCGAACCTCCGCCAGCAGGCGATCGCCCTCGGCCTCGCGGACGACTTCGAGCTCATCGAGGACATGTACGCCGCCGCCGACCGCATCCTGGGCCGCGTCCCGAAGGTGACGCCCTCGTCGAAGGTCGTGGGCGACCTCGCCCTCGCGCTCGCGGCGGTGCGCGCCGACCCGGCCGACTTCGCCGCCCACCCCGAAAGGTACGACGTGCCGGACTCCGTCGTCGGCTTCATGGCAGGCGAGCTCGGCGACCTGCCGGGCGGCTGGCCCGAGCCGTTCCGCACGAAGGTGCTGCAGGGCCGCGACGTCCGCATCGGGACGACCCCGCTCACGGCTCCGGAGGAGGAGGCGCTCGACGGCGACTCGACCACCCGCCGCGCGATGCTCAACCAGCTGCTGTTCCCCGTGCCGACGCACACGTTCGCGCAGGCGCGCGAGACCTACGGCGACCTCAGCGTGCTCGACACCGCCGACTACCTGTACGGGCTCGCACCCGGCACGGAGCATGTCGTCGAGATCGAGCGGGGCGTGCAGCTCTACGTCGGGCTGGAGGCCATCGGCGAGGCCGACACGAAGGGCATGCGGACCGTCATGACCACGCTGAACGGCCAGCTGCGCCCGGTGGTCGTGCGCGACCGCTCCATCGACGTCGAGGTGCGTCAGGCCGAGAAGGCGGACTCGTCGGTTCCGGGCCACGTGGCGGCGCCGTTCTCCGGCGCGGTGACGGTCAAGGTCTCCGTCGGAGACCACGTCGCCGCCGGCCAGGCGGTGGCATCCATCGAGGCGATGAAGATGGAGGCGTCCATCAACGCCACCGTCGCGGGCGTCGTCGAGCGGGTCGTCACCACGGGAACGCAGCAGGTGGATGCCGGCGACCTTTTGGTCGCCATCCGCAATGCGCAGTAG
- a CDS encoding class II 3-deoxy-7-phosphoheptulonate synthase translates to MLQQLDPLDHWRTLPIKQQPQWPDADAVAAVSAELATLPPLVFAGEVDNLRDKLARAASGRAFLLQGGDCAETFAGATAEQIRNRIKTVLQMAVVLTYGASMPIVKMGRMAGQFAKPRSSDTETRGDVTLPAYRGDIVNGYDFTEGSRRADPARLLKGYHTAASTINLIRAFTQGGFADLREVHSWNRGFAQNPANQQYERLATEIDRAIKFMEAAGADFDELKRVEFYTGHEGLLMDYERPMTRIDSRTGTPYNTSAHFLWVGERTRELDGAHVDYFSKIRNPIGVKLGPATSPDTALALIDKLDPEREPGRLTFITRMGSGKIRDALPPLLEAVKDAGATPLWVTDPMHGNGITTPTGYKTRRFDDVVDEVRGFFEAHRAVGTFPGGIHVELTGDDVTECLGGSEQIDEATLATRYESLCDPRLNHMQSLELAFLVAEELEKR, encoded by the coding sequence ATGCTTCAGCAGCTGGATCCCCTCGACCACTGGCGCACTCTGCCCATCAAGCAGCAGCCGCAGTGGCCCGACGCCGATGCCGTCGCTGCCGTCTCCGCGGAGCTTGCGACGCTCCCGCCGCTGGTGTTCGCGGGCGAGGTGGACAACCTGCGCGACAAGCTCGCGCGCGCCGCATCCGGTCGCGCCTTCCTGCTGCAGGGCGGCGACTGCGCCGAGACGTTCGCCGGCGCCACGGCGGAGCAGATCCGCAACCGCATCAAGACCGTGCTGCAGATGGCCGTCGTGCTCACGTACGGCGCGTCGATGCCGATCGTGAAGATGGGCCGCATGGCGGGCCAGTTCGCCAAGCCCCGCTCGAGCGACACCGAGACGCGCGGCGACGTCACCCTTCCGGCGTACCGCGGCGACATCGTCAACGGATACGACTTCACCGAGGGCTCTCGCCGGGCCGACCCGGCGCGGCTGCTGAAGGGCTACCACACCGCCGCATCCACGATCAATCTGATCCGCGCGTTCACACAGGGCGGCTTCGCCGACCTGCGCGAGGTGCACTCGTGGAACCGGGGCTTCGCGCAGAACCCGGCGAACCAGCAGTACGAGCGCCTGGCAACCGAGATCGACCGTGCCATCAAGTTCATGGAGGCCGCAGGCGCCGACTTCGACGAGCTCAAGCGCGTCGAGTTCTACACGGGCCACGAGGGCCTGCTGATGGACTACGAGCGCCCGATGACGCGCATCGACTCGCGCACCGGCACGCCGTACAACACGTCGGCTCACTTCCTGTGGGTCGGCGAGCGCACACGCGAGCTCGACGGCGCGCACGTCGACTACTTCTCGAAGATCCGCAACCCCATCGGCGTGAAGCTGGGCCCTGCGACGTCGCCCGACACCGCCCTCGCCCTGATCGACAAGCTCGACCCCGAGCGCGAGCCCGGCCGCCTGACCTTCATCACGCGCATGGGGTCGGGCAAGATCCGCGACGCGCTTCCGCCCCTCCTGGAGGCGGTGAAGGATGCGGGCGCCACCCCGCTGTGGGTCACCGACCCCATGCACGGCAACGGCATCACGACGCCCACCGGCTACAAGACGCGTCGCTTCGACGACGTCGTGGACGAGGTGCGCGGGTTCTTCGAGGCGCACCGCGCCGTCGGCACGTTCCCGGGCGGCATCCACGTCGAGCTCACGGGCGACGACGTGACCGAGTGCCTCGGCGGCTCGGAGCAGATCGACGAGGCGACCCTCGCGACGCGCTACGAGTCGCTGTGCGACCCGCGCCTGAACCACATGCAGTCGCTCGAGCTCGCCTTCCTCGTGGCCGAGGAGCTCGAGAAGCGCTGA
- a CDS encoding ROK family glucokinase: MLTVGIDIGGTKIAGGVVDAGGSILEKLRVDTPADPDALTDAVAAMVRHFGEHHEIAAVGVAAAGFIDRDRAVILHAPNIDWHDTPLRDQLQDRLSMPITLENDANAAGWAEFRFGAGRRTHDMVMLTMGTGVGGAIVTGGKLFRGGNGIAGELGHVRHVRDGLLCGCGQRGCIEMYASGRALQREANEIADAGGIGARLAQVRAEKGEIPGTAVSRLVLEDDPGAIEAITRVASALGEACASFTAVLDPELFVIGGGVAQLGDALLDPMRAAYEETLPGAGERPSASFAIAQLVNDAGLIGVADLAAQTD, encoded by the coding sequence GTGCTCACAGTCGGAATCGACATCGGCGGAACGAAGATCGCAGGAGGCGTCGTAGACGCAGGCGGCAGCATCCTGGAGAAGCTTCGCGTCGACACCCCTGCAGACCCGGATGCGCTGACGGATGCCGTGGCCGCCATGGTGCGCCACTTCGGCGAGCACCACGAGATCGCCGCCGTCGGCGTCGCTGCGGCCGGGTTCATCGACCGCGATCGGGCCGTCATCCTGCACGCCCCGAACATCGACTGGCACGACACCCCGCTGCGCGACCAGCTGCAGGACCGGCTGTCCATGCCGATCACGCTCGAGAACGACGCGAACGCGGCGGGGTGGGCCGAGTTCCGGTTCGGTGCCGGCCGCCGCACCCACGACATGGTGATGCTCACGATGGGAACGGGCGTCGGCGGTGCGATCGTCACGGGCGGCAAGCTCTTCCGCGGCGGCAACGGCATCGCCGGCGAGCTCGGCCACGTGCGGCACGTGCGCGACGGACTGCTGTGCGGCTGCGGTCAGCGCGGCTGCATCGAGATGTACGCATCCGGTCGCGCCCTGCAGCGCGAGGCGAACGAGATCGCGGATGCCGGCGGCATCGGCGCCCGCCTCGCCCAGGTCCGCGCGGAGAAGGGCGAGATCCCGGGCACCGCGGTCTCGCGGCTCGTGCTCGAGGACGACCCGGGTGCGATCGAGGCGATCACGCGCGTCGCGAGCGCGCTGGGCGAGGCCTGCGCGAGCTTCACCGCGGTGCTCGACCCCGAGCTGTTCGTGATCGGCGGGGGAGTGGCGCAGCTCGGCGACGCGCTGCTCGATCCCATGCGAGCCGCCTACGAGGAGACGCTGCCGGGCGCCGGCGAGCGCCCGAGCGCGTCGTTCGCGATCGCGCAGCTCGTCAACGACGCGGGGCTCATCGGGGTGGCGGACCTCGCCGCCCAGACCGACTGA
- a CDS encoding AMP-dependent synthetase/ligase: MSAVQFEVPAVVPADPSANITDLLSERVKETPDRALFAVPDGDGWKDVSAAEFQRQVIALAKGFAAAGIEPGDKVGFIARTTYEWSLVDFGLFYAGAVMVPIYETSSTAQITWCLSDSGAVACMTELPSHAERLAEAAVDLPLLRTTWSMADGALEKLVAAGTDVPDAEIERRRTIANGADIATLIYTSGSTGRPKGCVLTHANFVELSRNSAVALSEVVQVPGASTLLFITTAHVFARFISVLAIHAGVKTGHQPDTSRLLPALGSFKPTFLLAVPRVFEKVYNSAEQKAESGGKGKIFRAAANTAVEHSTRLQEGRRIPLMLKLRFALFDRLVYKTLRAAMGGNVSYAVSGSAPLGARLGHFYHSLGITVLEGYGLTETTAPATVNLPTKSKIGTVGPVLPGVGIRLAEDGEIEVRGINVFREYWHNEAATADAMDDGWFRTGDFGSFDDEGFLTIIGRKKEIIVTAGGKNVSPALLEDAIRANPVVGQVVVVGDQRPFIGALVTLDAEMLPTWLANNGLPADMPLDDCATNAQVRAEVQRAVDEGNKLVSRAESIRKFTILPTQWTEASGHLTPKMSIKRHVILSDYSGAVDELYNVPVKTTNNAVG, from the coding sequence GTGAGCGCCGTCCAGTTCGAAGTGCCCGCTGTCGTCCCGGCCGACCCGAGCGCCAACATCACCGACCTGCTCTCCGAGCGGGTGAAGGAGACGCCGGACCGGGCCCTGTTCGCCGTGCCGGACGGCGACGGCTGGAAGGACGTGTCGGCCGCCGAGTTCCAGCGGCAGGTCATCGCGCTGGCCAAGGGGTTCGCGGCTGCCGGGATCGAGCCCGGCGACAAGGTCGGCTTCATCGCCCGCACGACCTACGAGTGGTCGCTCGTCGACTTCGGGCTCTTCTACGCGGGTGCGGTGATGGTGCCGATCTACGAGACGAGCTCCACCGCGCAGATCACGTGGTGCCTGTCCGACTCCGGCGCCGTGGCGTGCATGACCGAGCTGCCGTCGCACGCCGAGCGTCTCGCCGAGGCCGCCGTCGACCTTCCGCTTCTGCGCACGACGTGGTCGATGGCGGACGGCGCGCTCGAGAAGCTCGTCGCGGCCGGCACGGACGTGCCCGACGCCGAGATCGAGCGCCGCCGCACCATCGCGAACGGTGCCGACATCGCCACCCTCATCTACACGTCGGGCTCGACCGGGCGTCCGAAGGGCTGCGTGCTCACGCACGCCAACTTCGTCGAGCTCTCGCGCAACTCCGCGGTCGCGCTGTCCGAGGTCGTGCAGGTGCCCGGCGCCTCGACACTCCTGTTCATCACGACGGCGCACGTCTTCGCCCGGTTCATCTCGGTGCTCGCCATCCACGCCGGCGTGAAGACCGGGCATCAGCCGGACACGAGCCGCCTGCTGCCCGCGCTCGGCTCGTTCAAGCCGACGTTCCTGCTCGCGGTCCCGCGCGTGTTCGAGAAGGTCTACAACTCCGCCGAGCAGAAGGCGGAGTCCGGCGGCAAGGGCAAGATCTTCCGCGCGGCGGCGAACACGGCGGTCGAGCACTCGACCCGGCTGCAGGAGGGGCGCCGCATCCCGCTCATGCTCAAGCTCAGGTTCGCTCTCTTCGATCGCCTCGTCTACAAGACGCTGCGCGCGGCGATGGGCGGCAACGTCTCGTACGCGGTCTCCGGCTCGGCGCCGCTCGGCGCGCGCCTGGGGCACTTCTACCACTCGCTCGGCATCACCGTGCTCGAGGGCTACGGCCTCACCGAGACCACGGCGCCAGCGACGGTCAATCTGCCGACCAAGTCGAAGATCGGCACCGTCGGTCCGGTGCTGCCGGGCGTCGGCATCCGTCTCGCCGAGGACGGTGAGATCGAGGTGCGCGGCATCAACGTCTTCCGCGAGTACTGGCACAACGAGGCCGCGACCGCGGACGCGATGGACGACGGATGGTTCCGGACCGGCGACTTCGGCTCGTTCGACGACGAGGGCTTCCTCACGATCATCGGTCGCAAGAAGGAGATCATCGTCACCGCCGGCGGGAAGAACGTCTCGCCCGCCCTGCTGGAGGACGCGATCCGCGCGAACCCGGTCGTCGGCCAGGTCGTCGTCGTCGGTGATCAGCGACCGTTCATCGGCGCGCTCGTGACGCTCGACGCCGAGATGCTTCCCACGTGGCTCGCCAACAACGGACTGCCCGCCGATATGCCGCTCGACGACTGTGCGACCAATGCGCAGGTCCGCGCCGAGGTGCAGCGCGCCGTCGACGAGGGGAACAAGCTCGTGTCGCGCGCCGAGTCGATCCGCAAGTTCACGATCCTGCCGACGCAGTGGACCGAGGCCAGCGGCCACCTCACGCCGAAGATGAGCATCAAGCGCCACGTGATCCTGTCGGACTACTCGGGCGCCGTCGACGAGCTCTACAACGTCCCGGTCAAGACGACCAACAACGCCGTCGGCTGA
- a CDS encoding MinD/ParA family ATP-binding protein, giving the protein MSPDRIDNTPDADDDEQNGVLSDTASIDTTGIAIFGSTAHVSVSMPVGSEDDDLDSDDVVDDIVADEIAVEHIHLDAAALPALAGSDDASDEAEFQAEDAEVVVAEIMSEDEVFEAVVVEDVDTVEQGEQVEQVEHADELQDAGQEAVAESVDAEPAASEPVESEPVESEPVDAYAAFAAAGFDVSGLTDEPLEPEVLDDAEDGEDVIDVDAPAEEPADLAPVGDAEDLDELDVHLEDEISKTDAVDGDSTQGDELEPADEAPAEDAVQDEGDAVDEQKPTTDSLTRSALRQATGAVPVQPAAAAPGDVERVHQTERVAVHPTEISLTSKRVGEFEPDRESADLLTADRLLDHTKVGRTEPEGTWQQFVYSISGRRINLGDGKRARARKELDRRIAAPLAGGARFVPVVSRKGGVGKTTITTLLGMALADARDDRVIAIDANPDRGTLAERIARTSGRTVRDLARLSGAVNGFNDISTIVARDETRLDIISSDSDPHVSEAFSDHDYRDVAAVAAHYYSIVLTDTGTGIVHSVMGATLDMADELVIVAGLSVDEARLASETLTWLEANGFADKVRRAVVVLNNARPGSPLVLPNELEAHFRSRVRAVVRMPYDPHIGAGTAISYRELQPATREAARQLAATIIEGLRSLDAAA; this is encoded by the coding sequence GTGAGTCCTGACCGCATTGACAACACGCCTGATGCCGACGACGACGAACAGAACGGCGTTCTGAGCGATACCGCCAGCATCGACACGACCGGCATCGCGATCTTCGGATCGACCGCTCACGTCAGCGTGAGCATGCCGGTCGGCTCCGAGGACGACGACCTCGACAGCGACGATGTCGTCGACGACATCGTCGCCGACGAGATCGCCGTGGAGCACATCCACCTCGACGCCGCGGCGCTGCCCGCCCTCGCCGGATCCGACGATGCGTCGGATGAGGCCGAATTCCAGGCGGAAGACGCAGAGGTCGTCGTGGCCGAGATCATGTCCGAGGACGAAGTCTTCGAAGCCGTGGTCGTCGAGGACGTCGACACCGTCGAGCAGGGCGAGCAGGTCGAGCAGGTCGAGCACGCCGATGAGCTCCAGGATGCCGGGCAGGAGGCGGTCGCCGAGTCCGTCGACGCTGAGCCTGCCGCGTCCGAGCCCGTCGAGTCCGAGCCCGTCGAGTCCGAGCCCGTCGACGCCTACGCCGCCTTCGCCGCGGCGGGCTTCGACGTGAGCGGACTCACGGACGAGCCCCTCGAGCCCGAGGTGCTCGACGACGCAGAGGACGGCGAGGACGTCATCGACGTGGACGCCCCGGCCGAAGAGCCGGCGGACCTCGCGCCGGTCGGCGATGCCGAGGATCTGGACGAGCTGGACGTCCACCTCGAAGATGAGATCAGCAAGACCGACGCCGTCGATGGGGATTCGACGCAGGGGGACGAACTCGAGCCGGCAGATGAGGCGCCGGCGGAGGACGCCGTCCAGGACGAGGGGGATGCCGTGGACGAACAGAAGCCGACCACTGATTCGTTGACGCGCTCGGCGTTGCGCCAGGCGACGGGCGCTGTGCCGGTCCAGCCGGCCGCCGCGGCTCCCGGCGATGTCGAGCGCGTGCACCAGACCGAGCGCGTCGCGGTGCACCCGACCGAGATCTCGCTGACCTCGAAGCGCGTCGGCGAGTTCGAGCCCGACCGCGAGAGCGCCGACCTGCTGACCGCCGATCGCCTTCTCGACCACACGAAGGTGGGACGCACCGAGCCCGAGGGCACGTGGCAGCAGTTCGTGTACTCGATCTCGGGACGTCGTATCAACCTCGGCGACGGCAAGCGCGCCCGCGCGCGCAAGGAGCTCGACCGTCGCATCGCCGCGCCGCTGGCCGGCGGCGCCCGCTTCGTGCCGGTCGTGTCCCGCAAGGGCGGCGTCGGCAAGACGACGATCACGACGCTGCTCGGGATGGCGCTCGCCGACGCCCGCGACGACCGGGTGATCGCGATCGACGCCAACCCGGACCGGGGCACGCTGGCCGAGCGCATCGCGCGCACGAGCGGCCGGACGGTCCGCGACCTCGCACGCCTGAGCGGCGCGGTCAACGGCTTCAACGACATCTCGACGATCGTCGCCCGCGACGAGACGCGCCTCGACATCATCTCGTCGGATTCCGACCCGCACGTCTCCGAGGCGTTCAGCGACCACGACTACCGAGATGTCGCGGCCGTCGCCGCGCACTACTACTCGATCGTGCTCACCGACACCGGCACCGGCATCGTGCACTCCGTCATGGGGGCGACCCTCGACATGGCCGATGAGCTCGTCATAGTGGCCGGTCTGAGTGTCGACGAGGCGCGACTGGCGTCCGAGACCCTGACGTGGCTCGAGGCGAACGGCTTCGCCGACAAGGTGCGCCGCGCGGTCGTCGTCCTGAACAACGCGCGTCCCGGCTCGCCGCTCGTGCTCCCGAACGAGCTCGAGGCGCACTTCCGCTCGCGCGTGCGCGCCGTCGTGCGCATGCCCTACGACCCGCACATCGGCGCCGGCACCGCGATCTCGTACCGAGAGCTGCAGCCTGCGACGCGGGAGGCGGCGCGCCAGCTCGCGGCGACGATCATCGAGGGACTGCGTTCGCTCGACGCGGCGGCCTGA
- the def gene encoding peptide deformylase: MAVRPIRVFGDPVLRSASAPVASIDDGVRALVRDLVDTVELPGRAGVAAPQIGVGVRAFSYNIDGDIGYVLNPVLVEVGGEPTLTGEGCLSVPGLWHDVMRYPHAKVIGIDLDGNEVILEGEGLLAQALQHETDHLDGKLYLDRLDPERRRVAMREIREASW, translated from the coding sequence ATGGCGGTCCGCCCCATCCGTGTCTTCGGCGACCCCGTCCTGCGCTCGGCGAGCGCGCCCGTGGCGAGCATCGACGACGGCGTGCGCGCGCTCGTGCGCGACCTCGTCGACACCGTGGAGCTGCCGGGGCGTGCCGGAGTCGCGGCGCCGCAGATCGGCGTCGGCGTGCGCGCCTTCAGCTACAACATCGACGGCGACATCGGCTACGTGCTGAACCCCGTGCTCGTCGAGGTCGGCGGCGAGCCGACGCTGACGGGCGAGGGGTGCCTCTCCGTCCCGGGTCTGTGGCATGACGTGATGCGCTACCCCCACGCCAAGGTCATCGGCATCGATCTGGACGGCAACGAGGTCATCCTCGAGGGCGAAGGCCTGTTGGCGCAGGCGCTCCAGCACGAGACCGACCATCTCGACGGCAAGCTGTACCTCGACCGACTCGACCCCGAGCGCCGCCGCGTGGCGATGCGCGAGATCCGCGAGGCGAGCTGGTGA